The following DNA comes from Brassica oleracea var. oleracea cultivar TO1000 chromosome C5, BOL, whole genome shotgun sequence.
GAAGCCGAGGGACTGGACCATCAAGATCAACAGGAAGGAGAAGAGGCTGGCGATATCGACGGCGATCTCGAGCGCGGCGTCGTCGGAAGGCGGGGCGATAGTGGTGGAGGAGTTCGGGGACAGGTTCGAGAAGCCGAAGACGAAGGACTTCTTGGCTGCGATGAAGAGGTGGGGGCTGGATCCGAAGGAGAAAGCGATGTTCTTGATGATTGATGTGGAGGAGAACGTCGCGAAGTCGGGGAGGAACATCGGGACGCTGAGGATGCTGACGCCTAGGACGTTGAATCTGTTTGATATTTTGAACTCTGATAAGCTTGTGCTGACTCCTGCGGCGGTGGAGTTTCTGAATGCTAGGTACGGTGTTGAATCGTTCGAGACAGACGAGGAAGATGAGGATGACACTGAAGGTTAGTGTTTTGAACCAACTTGTTCTTGAAAGTATCTTTTATTGTTTAGTTCCTTTGCTTGAAATATGATTTGTAGATTATGTGTTAATAATATATTGACACGTTTCCACGTGTTATTGTGTTTATGAAGGGGCAGAGGAAGCTGCGGATGAGCAAGGAGCTTAGATCGAACTGGTGTATGTGTGTAGCTTATGAGTTTTTTTCATCTTATGTTTTCCTTTT
Coding sequences within:
- the LOC106294834 gene encoding 50S ribosomal protein L4, chloroplastic translates to MASSATAPNSLSFFSSSLFLSSSHQIPRNYISVAKPSSGRVSKPLSVAAQLATLPIFSFEGERVGETYLDLKTAPEDTARAVVHRAIVNDLQNKRRGTASTLTRGEVRGGGIKPYAQKKTGNARRGSQRTPLRPGGGVVFGPKPRDWTIKINRKEKRLAISTAISSAASSEGGAIVVEEFGDRFEKPKTKDFLAAMKRWGLDPKEKAMFLMIDVEENVAKSGRNIGTLRMLTPRTLNLFDILNSDKLVLTPAAVEFLNARYGVESFETDEEDEDDTEGAEEAADEQGA